In the Ranitomeya imitator isolate aRanImi1 chromosome 2, aRanImi1.pri, whole genome shotgun sequence genome, AGATGGGACACACCATTTGCAGAAGCCCTAATGACAGAATGGCAGAAAACCAGAGTAGAAATCTCCATAAAGTAACTCAATTTTGGTAATTATAACACTTAGTGAATTAATTTATAGGAGTAGTGACTATTTTAACTCCACAGACACTTTCCTGAAATTAGTACACACTTGATGTTGGAGAATGAAAATTGCACAGTttccattttattacccaacacatagtgcccagattgtgctccaggagacacacacacaccgtacattAAGTAGGTTTTTgtcactatagtaatgccaaatacatgtATGCTAgatgtggtttgggcacactgcaaggctcagaagtgaggggTGAGATTTGACTTTGGGAAGGTGaatattgctggattggtttatggaagccatgttgctCTCCAAAAGCATTTGAGCTACCAATAATGTGGACACctttgtttttccattgacagatgatggacttcAGTGAAGACTTTTTTTATAAGATGAGTAAAGGCAGAATTAACAAATGGTTGAACGCCATGCTCTACTGGTTCATTctatgaggttttctattagactgtgaaattTCATTGTCTTAGTGAATAACAATTTTGCTACATAACTTGAGATTTCTACAGAcattttaagtagaaatgttcaaaaatataaatttcAAGAATAttttattaaccctccgtcacatacaatattcggactaacgagttcacatacaatgtgcctgtcaggcgcctgctggaaaaatacctataatatctaatgtttgcaatttcagtgctctaaaagtgatcagtgaccttcatagggatgtaataaaagagactacacataatcagttgcaaaaaaaaccatttacttaacataaaactaataactatgaaatacaaacttttcaaaactcccgccaaatagtccccagttcgactctctcaaaaaaatgtacaaagaaaatttttgaacacaaacttaattttaaggtaccttaagtactattaaaaaacatattcaatcagaagtagatgctgaggtttccccagaaaagtcacacttgcagagcaaatagcaagaattacacaccatttttgcatgtgtcaggcaaattgctttatgacatttgagacattcataatttgaaagccttctggttccgctttccgtttggcaggtggtgcatctccttcttttgtgaggtggtgcagatggtgacttttcaccatcatcttctgggcggaaccttttgagctgaacttgaaggcgagaggggataccgattgttttcacgtttctcctgcgtagctctccaagtactagttcatgggccaattttttcagatacaatcgtctacggagtggttcaagcttgttttcaagataaattacttgtgaatttataccacccaaattcaacatagcaaaaaatatgaccattggccagcgtttgatgtttctgctgacgttgaaagtggagcacatctgatctgctgtatccacaccccctttggtggcattgtaaaatgtaattatctccggttttttttctgccccagtcccaggatcgatggcagcatcatcatgaagtgttgaaagaagtacgatttttttggcatgtggtacataggaaactaaagcctttccattatggaatgcaaacatactgctgtactgttgtctctctttcacacttacaaactgtggcggcaattcccttttgttttttcttacagttcccacatatgacagcttctgaattttcagataatcaatcagatcacaacttgtaaaccaattgtcagctgtaatattgcgacccgatccaaataagggttcagacagtctttttacaacatcaatgggtttgttgctcacacagtaaggaccttctggttgttttcctgcataaacttccaggttgtaagtgtaggtcttactggcatcaacaagggcataaatttttattccatatttgtttggctttgatggaatatattgacgaaaggcacatctaccacgaaaaccagggagcatttcgtcaatagtgagattctctccagggtaataactttgtttacagtttacaacaaatctttgaaatatatcacgaattggagcaagtcggtcatgtgttttgcgttcggttcgggtagttctgtcgtcaaaccgaaggcaacgaattagaatcttgaatctgtttatggacataacaaggctaaatgtttcaactccatccccatctttaccccaaagttcctccaaactttgtctatttgccctataagctcctgcaaggtacagtaatccaaaaaagcacgcagttctatttcatctgtgggcttgatggttctgttgcagatgtacttgtcctttataatgtctatatattggttggtatatgtgacaatagagtccagaatgtcatctgtaaatatactgttccagcattcaactgcagtttttgcatttcgtgcagttcctattactgcaggaaggtgagtaataatgtttaaaggttccctacgttttttctggaatggcttcttgttccatttagtatttttatcttttccaatataatatgatccaacttcttcatcctcaccactgtcaccatcttgctctgtttcagaatccaggacacattcttccacctcatcatgagaatcaatctcactttcctctcctaaatcctcattcagtgtgaggtctctatcatctaacagcatgtttgttacttcctcaacatcaagttgtttggataaattgtacattctcgtctccatttcagcagataatctgaagcaagagaaggaatatgttagggaactactgtatatgcctgagcagcacactttcttttataaaatctcccttatttctatgaaatatcctcacattttgtgctatacattcataaaacaagataaataaactattgtgatgaataaaaacataaaataccaaccttactgaatgtgacgtattcacatacaatgagcctgagagatctgtgcagctatatcctctcccctgaagctctgaaatccaactgtgatatcaggtttcacagaccttcaagagacaggagactacctggagggagggggtttcctcacaatctggtgaggaaggagaaatgaaagtaaaagagaagcgcctgtcagatcagttgtatgtgacggagggttaaaaaataattggttttattgtTGGCAGATAACTGTACCAAGAGATcagagctgacatcttcaatttctaaatcagatgatcttgagatcccacaggacaCAACTGAAGTGAattccattactccagatatactatCATCTGATCCTATGGAAcaagtcctgtcttctgattcattactggctACTAagaaaaatcaaagtcacaaaataagcattaaaaaacaaactgctcctaaatcaAAGAGGCCATTTTCACGTTCAGAATGTGGAAATTGTTTTCCCCTCAAAAAGTCTTTTCTTACACATAACAAAATTCATACAGCGCAGAACAGATTTTCTTGTTTCAAGTGTGGGcgatgttttaaccataaattaaatcttgttaagcaccagagaactcacacaagggagaagcctttttcatgtccagaatgtgagaaatgttttgtgaagaaatcatgTCTTCTTAGACACCAAagagttcacacaggggagaagcaattttcgtgctcagaatgtgggaaatgttttttatggaaatcaaatcttgttagccaccagagaagtcacacaggggagaagccattttcatgttcagtatgtgggaaatgttttaacgataAGTCATATTTTGTTACgcatcagagaacccacacaggggagaagcctttttcatgttcagaatgtgggaaatgttttaatcggaaagggCATCTTGAtgtccaccagagaacccacacaggagagaagcccttttcctgttcagaatgtgggaaatgttttaaccaaaaaaaGCATCTTGAtgtccaccagagaacccacacaggagagaagcccttttcctgttcagaatgtgggaaatgtttcaagcGAAAAGATCATCTTGAgtgccaccagagaacccacacagggaagaaacctttttcctgttcagaatgtgggaaatgttttaactgtaaATCAGATtcagttaagcaccagagaacccatacaggtgagaagcctttttcctgtttagaatgcgAAAAATGTTTTAGCCATAAATCATATCTTGCTAAGCACCAGAAAACTCATACAGgcgagaaacctttttcctgttcagaatgtgggaagtgttttaaccgAAAAGAGCATCTTGATTGccatcagagaacccacacaggagagaagcccttttcctgttcagaatgtgggaaatgttttaaccgaaaagAGCATCTTGATTGccatcagagaacccacacaggagagaaacctttttactgttcaaaatgtgggaaatgttttaaccgtaaatcagatttggttacgcaccagagaacacacacaggagaaaagcccttttcctgttcagaatgtgggaaattttttaacCAAAAAGAGCATCTTGAgggccaccagagaacccacacagagaagaagcctttttcctgttcagaatgtggaaagtaTTTTAACCATAAATGGAGTCTTGTCATACACCATCAGAGAACCCACAAAGGGGAGAAGCTTTTTTAATGTTCATAAAGTAAGAAAATGTTTGTGAAGAAATCAGTTCTTGGTCACCAAAAAATGCACACAGAGAAGGCTTTTTatattcttaatgtgggaaatgttttacatataAATGAACTCTTAATAATTAATCATCAGAGAAGTTACACAGGGCAGaaccctttttcatgttcagaatgttgggaATGTTTTAACTGAAAATAGTATTTTCTTAAAGAGGCTGTCTATTACTATGGCAACCCTTTGTTATTCCTCATGTTAGGCCAGCACCATTCCAGCATTATTGGCACTCACGTTCACAgtgctcatgtgaggttgttacataacACGAGCCCTGCGACCAATCAGCCACAGCTTCACTGTTCCTGCCTTCGGATGTATTGAACATTAACAGTAAGCCAGGCTGTACTCTGATTTCCTCTTCTTGTTCAATTTGTCCgaaagtggggacagtgatgacagcgCTGAATGGGCGCAGGGATCACATTACGTAACAACCTCGCATGAGCCCTGGGAACacaagtgccgacactgctggaacagaaCTAGCGTGGGAGGTTTgtatacagtacagtccaaaagtttggacacaccttctcatttaaagatttttctgtattttcatgactatgaaaattgtaccttcacactgaaggcatcaaaactagagaaataacacgtgtggaattatatacttaacaaaaaagtgtgaaacaactgaaattatgtcttatattctaggttcttcaaagtagccaccttttgctttgatgactgatttgcacactcttgacattcttttgatgtgtccaaacctttggtctgtactgtagttgtttttattttttaacaggaccaaacatgaggaatgagaagggggtgtccaagtagtggacaaccttttaaaCATCAAAAATACCACACAGTGAGAAGCCATTATTATATATAGAGAGTGAAAAATGAATTACTGGAAAATCGTATTTTGGTGACCATCAAAAATAATTCAGATGGGAAGAAACTACATGTGTTATTGACAAATTGTAGAAAAACATATAACAGTTGTTTAATTAAATGAAAATGTGAAATTACTTTAGCACTTACTGCATTTCTTGGACACACTTTTATCAAGAAAAAATCTTgctaatagagatgagcaaacctttcaaggttcggttcggttTGGTCAAGTGGAATAATGTTCGTCAAATGTAACCAAACCTCATTGAATTCAATGATGTACAAatccaaacgcatagacaacaccttcaggggattGGGGGTGAAGTTGCCCAAAATGCccaaattagaggcagacacctGGAAAAACGGTTGTAGAAAAGCAACAACCGACAGCACTCAGATGActgggatgcacgctccaaagtccgcgGATCCCACTGGACTAATACTCACAAATATAGAAAAAGAAGCAGCATCCGTTCCAGGTGAAGAAAGTGTCAaaaagtctttattctgccatcatataATACAACGTTTCAACCAAACATGGCCTTTGCCAAGTATACAATATGGTTCAAATGgccaccttaaatagtgtggagccaaatcaagcaccaatcaccatcaaggggcggcctttattaaattgtttaaaaaaacagaACAATACATGTGCAATATATATCAACATTAAAATTTGCGCAATATAACAAGCAATACAATATGTGACATATAGAAAATATATACAACATCCAAGATGCATATAATTCCCCAAAAAGTGCACCAATCATAACATGGCTGTCTGTCATGGTAACATTCCACCAATAAGCAGTTCCTTATTTGTAAACAAACTTCTTATCCAATCCAAGGAGGTCTTCATGTCGGCGCTTCAGCCCGCTCCAGCCAATCACCCTATATATAACAACATATGTCTGAATCACTATATCCGCCGGCCAGAGAACGCCAGCGTGTGCGCACAAGACACATCACGTgcgtgcggtcacatgaccgcagcaCTGATGTAGCCCACAGCGCACGCGCCGGTGGTACACAGCTGCACGTCACCCCCAGAGACAATAGGTCCACAATGCGTCCACGTGAGTACCAGGGAGGAGCCTGAGCGAGAGACCGCCCAGACACACCCCCTGACTGCCCACAGGACGCACAAGACTCACGCTCACGTGGAGGACCCGGACCCAGCCAGCTCCATGGCAACCAATCTGTTTACAGGTACAAAAAAAGCATCACGTGCATAGCGATTTGGCACACAAGGGGAAGAGGAAGGGAAAAGGCACATACAGTATTAACAGTTAATAAAGAAAAAGAAGACCACAACCTCTTTAGCTTCCAAATCTCCCTGGATGTCAAATCCCAGATATACtgtaggaaaaaaacaaaaaagaggggaaagacaaaaacaaatattAGCACATTTAAAATACAGAATCAGACGCAACCTATATAAAGAGGGGGATCAGGACATACATATCTGAAGGTTATACTCTATATTAAGCCCCTTCGGCTGTAAAGTCTCCAATAAAGAGATCCATCTAAGTTCTTTCTGTTTTAATTTTTGTATCCTATTACCCCCTCTTCTTGGCATAGTGACCCCATCGATAACTCTAAATCTTAATTGGTTCACAGAGTGCCTACACTCATCAAAATGTTTGGGGATCGGCAATTCAAGTAATTTAGTCCTAATGGTGCTCTTGTGCTTGCTAATACGTGCTCTATTCTCCATGGTCGTTTCACCTACATACATAAGTCCACACGGACATACTACCAAATAGATAACAAAACTGGAAGAGCACGTATAGCGTTCTctgatcaaaatttttttttccagttcGAGGGTGATAAAAACTGTCATAATTAAGGCAAGGAAAATTGCCCATCCGAGGTGGACACAAGGTATTTTGTAGGGCAACCTTTCTTGTACCCACATCTGATTTCACTAGTCTATCCGTCAGATTTCGTCCACACCTATAAGAAAGAATAGGACGTGAACAAAAATCTTGAACTTGCGGCAAACCTCTGTTGAGAATACCCCAATGTTTATTCAGAATATTTGCAATACGATTACTAGCTGGGCAGTATGTTGAAACAAATGGAACACGTCTCTGTTTAACCCTATTTCTATGAGCTTGCAGCTCCTCATCCGTCAAATTGGTCACCCTATTTTTATGACCAATCACCTTCTTCCTAGGGTAACCTCTATGGACAAATTTATTGCACATTTCATCTAATCTAATGTCACATATTTCATCATCAGAGACAATCCATCGTACTCGTACCAACTGACTCCAGGGCAAAGAATCCATCATCCTTCTTGGATGATAACTTCTtggtatcaattgacccacagtacaaatttgataatggcacagcagcagccaTCCATGGGCCATAATGAGACATTGGGGTCTGGGTCAGGATTtatagctttgaatttaagtttaaattaaaatGAGGTGAGTGTGGGAccagtgtaagcctgctgtgctgggagccctgataccttatGCAACAGCTCACACTGCTTTTATTGCACaagcacactcaggtggcacaaatatcagcttcgtagaccataaatgttataaaaatgtagagatagtaacacaggtagtttactgaaactaaggccagtctcacacgtcagtgtctccggtacgtgaggtgaccgtttcctcacgtaccggagacaatgacacgcgtagacacataaaaatcaatgcatctgtgcagatgtcattgattttttgcggaccgtgtctccgtgtgccaaacacggagacatgtcagtgttcgtgggagcgcacgtattacacgaacccattaaagtcaatgggtccgtgtaaaacacgtaccgcacacggacgttgtccgtgtgcagtccgtgtgccgtgcaggagacagcgctacattaagctctgtcccccccactggtgctgaagctgcgattcatatcttccctgcagcagcgtttgctgtagagaaggtatgaataatagtgtttaaagggactctgtcacctgaatttggcgggactggttttgggtcatatgggcggagtatttgggtgtttgattcaccctttccttacccgctggctgcatgctggctgcaatattggattgaagttcattctctgtcctccatagtacacgcctgcgcaaagcaatcttgccttgtgcagacgtgtactatggaggacagagaatgaacttcaatccaatattgcagccagcgggtaaggaaagggtgaatcaaacacccgaaaactctgcccatatgacccaaaaccagtcccgccaaattcaggtgacaggttccctttaaaataaagatctatgtgacccccaccccctgtgtgcccccccaccccttgtgcgccccccccccccacacccgctattctgaaaatactcaccaagctccctcattggctgtcgctgcttcctgttctggccgcatcttctcctgtatgcggtcacgtggggccgctcatttacagtaatgaatatgcggctccacccctatgggaggtggagccgcatatccatGAGTGCAGAGAGTCCTGATGCAGAGAGTCCTGATGCTTCAGGAAACAGCTTAAATGTGATTTTtgatcagccacactcaggtggcacaaatatcagcttggtataccacaaatgttataaaatttaagtatagtaacacaggtagttgacggaAACTAAGTACAGGCCTGCCTGTATGGGAGCCCTACTGATAGAGGCAGCACACATAaagaagacccaacttggagtacacATATTTCCCAAAATtgacacacaccactaaagtgttaTTAATTTCCCAAAGTAAAAATATAATTGTGCCCTTTTTTTAAACTTCTATTACTATACggtctactcgactccctttctttggcagccgcacagatgtattattattatttattgttatacagCCATTTATAAGAAAAGGAGTATACATactaacaagtacaataatcttaaatattACAAGTCACTCTgctactggaggagagaggaccttgcccgtgAGGGATCAaagtctacaaaggatgggtgaggatacaataggtgatagTAGAGCGGTATGGTGGAGCCATGGTAAGTGTAGGCATTTCCCTTGTCGGAAGAGGCatttcttcaggttccttttgaaggtttccatggtaggtgagaggatgatatgttaggccggcgtcacactcagcatatgaaaatacggtccgttttttacggccgtaatacgcacaaatgtccccaaaatagtgatccgtatgtcatccgtaggcagggtgtggcagcgtattttgcgcatgtcatcctccgtatgtaatccttactgcgagattttctcgcaggcttgcaagacggacatacaatggatccatgggctcaaatatttgttaaaacatatactgtatatatatatatatatatatatgtcaatgagacacatatatatatatatatatatatatatatatatatattacatagttagtaaggccgaaaaaagacatttgtccatccagttcagcctatattccatcataataaatccccagatttacgtccttttacagaacctaataattgtatgatacaatattgttctgctccaggaagacatccaggcctctcttgaacccctcgactgagttcgccatcaccacctcctcaggcaagcaattccagattctcactgccctaacagtaaagaatcctcttctatgttggtggaaaaaccttctctcctccagacgcaaagaatgcccccttgtgcccgtcaccttccttggtataaacaaatcctcagctagatatttgtattgtccccttatatacttatacatggttattagatcgcccctcagtcatcttttttctagactaaataatcctaatttcgctaatctatctaggtattgtagttctcccatcccctttattaattttgttgccctcctttgtactctctctagttccattatatccttcctgagcaccggtgcccaaaactggacacagtactccatgtgcggtctaactagggatttgtatagaggcagtataatgctctcatcatgtgtatccagacctcttttaatgcaccccatgatcctgtttgccttggcagctgctgcctggcactggctgctccaggtaagtttatcattaactaggatccccaagtccttctccctgtcagatttacccagtggtttcccgttcagtgtgtaatggtgatattgattccttcttcccatgtgtataaccttacatttatcattgttaaacctcatctgccacctttcagcccaagtttccaacctatccagatccatctgtagcagaatactatcttctcttgtattaactgctttacatagttttgtatcatctgcaaatatcaatattttactgtgtaaaccttctaccagatcattaatgaatatgttgaagagaacaggtcccaataccgacccctgcggtaccccactggtcacagcaacccagttagagactataccatttataaccaccctctgctttctatcactaagccagttactaacccattta is a window encoding:
- the LOC138666949 gene encoding oocyte zinc finger protein XlCOF6-like, with protein sequence MEEWEYLEGHKDLYKDVMMEVPQSLTSPDLSSKKTTPERCPHPLLPQDCKQEDPNVPQDHQVSTISDPLSQDLLYKKLFLNYPSKRDMDRDKMAETILHLTLEILFRLTGEDYTVVKKTSSERCQDPVSEGWGRHLSPIKGPTRLALIHEDIKDQKILELTYKMIELLTGEVTIRCQKVAVYFSLEEWEYLEGHKELYKDVMMMAVLQLLTSPVLYSKRTTPERCPRPLPHDCKQEDPAVPQDHQGEDLTHINTTETYVRGDDWCKEEIPTDNCLDNCTKRSELTSSISKSDDLEIPQDTTEVNSITPDILSSDPMEQVLSSDSLLATKKNQSHKISIKKQTAPKSKRPFSRSECGNCFPLKKSFLTHNKIHTAQNRFSCFKCGRCFNHKLNLVKHQRTHTREKPFSCPECEKCFVKKSCLLRHQRVHTGEKQFSCSECGKCFLWKSNLVSHQRSHTGEKPFSCSVCGKCFNDKSYFVTHQRTHTGEKPFSCSECGKCFNRKGHLDVHQRTHTGEKPFSCSECGKCFNQKKHLDVHQRTHTGEKPFSCSECGKCFKRKDHLECHQRTHTGKKPFSCSECGKCFNCKSDSVKHQRTHTGEKPFSCLECEKCFSHKSYLAKHQKTHTGEKPFSCSECGKCFNRKEHLDCHQRTHTGEKPFSCSECGKCFNRKEHLDCHQRTHTGEKPFYCSKCGKCFNRKSDLVTHQRTHTGEKPFSCSECGKFFNQKEHLEGHQRTHTEKKPFSCSECGKYFNHKWSLVIHHQRTHKGEKLF